One window from the genome of Amycolatopsis sp. NBC_01480 encodes:
- a CDS encoding LysR family transcriptional regulator gives MTLGQLNAFVLVARLGSVTDAAKALGVSEPAVSQALAALRQHHGDKLLIKRSGGMTLTAGGSRLLPIASQMVALGAEADAAVRQANGVAARLQLAVTSEIAEFVANPLLEAFTRRSGNSIDASAGLARTSELPVLVANRLADVALGPSLTGDSGQDLDSMPIFRASLVVVGSPHCRHQGSPAHWPWLLDPAGADAGSDTGRLLRRLGVPDDAIQVFPNQTAAWSAAASGGGVSVALEHLVAPQLRRHELTVVPTRHTPMSVCWFVTTLPTDRRTGAANSLRHFLSTPAAMHVMRAPGSGVPPSRFRPPVYVTIWS, from the coding sequence ATGACACTGGGCCAGCTCAACGCGTTCGTCCTGGTCGCCAGGCTCGGCTCGGTCACCGACGCGGCCAAGGCGCTGGGCGTGAGCGAGCCCGCGGTGTCCCAGGCGCTGGCCGCGCTGCGCCAGCACCACGGCGACAAGCTGCTGATCAAGCGCTCCGGCGGGATGACGCTCACCGCGGGCGGCAGCCGGCTGCTCCCGATCGCGTCGCAGATGGTGGCGCTGGGCGCGGAGGCCGACGCCGCCGTCCGGCAGGCCAACGGCGTCGCCGCGCGCCTGCAACTGGCGGTGACCAGCGAGATCGCCGAGTTCGTCGCCAATCCGCTGCTGGAGGCGTTCACCCGGAGATCGGGGAACTCGATCGACGCGTCGGCCGGCCTGGCCCGCACGTCGGAGCTGCCGGTGCTGGTCGCGAACCGCCTGGCGGACGTCGCGCTCGGACCCAGTCTTACCGGCGACTCGGGGCAGGACCTCGACAGCATGCCGATCTTCCGCGCGTCGCTGGTCGTGGTCGGCTCGCCGCACTGCCGCCACCAGGGCAGCCCGGCGCACTGGCCCTGGCTGCTGGACCCGGCGGGCGCCGACGCGGGCAGCGACACCGGCCGCCTGCTGCGCCGACTGGGCGTCCCCGACGACGCCATCCAGGTCTTCCCGAACCAGACCGCCGCCTGGTCCGCAGCGGCAAGCGGCGGCGGCGTTTCGGTGGCGCTGGAACACCTGGTCGCCCCCCAACTGCGCCGCCACGAACTGACCGTCGTCCCGACCCGCCACACGCCGATGTCGGTGTGCTGGTTCGTAACCACCTTGCCCACCGACCGCCGCACCGGCGCGGCCAACTCGTTGCGGCACTTCCTGAGCACCCCGGCGGCGATGCATGTGATGCGGGCTCCTGGGAGCGGGGTGCCGCCTTCGCGGTTCCGGCCGCCGGTTTATGTGACGATCTGGAGCTGA
- a CDS encoding AAA family ATPase, whose protein sequence is MDYPDTVAGLTGSLRDGGYLADRGLATALLVALSLHRPILLEGEVGVGKTEVAKTIAAVFERRLIRLQCYEGIDTAQALYEWDYARQLLQIRALQDREAAADEVVEQLFGPKFLLERPLLAAVRAGDRAVLLVDEIDRADDEFEAFLLELLSDFQVTVPEVGTIVAPSPPLVVLTSNRTRELHDALKRRCLYHWLGYPPAEREVEIVLVREPGVSAALARKVVAAVQRLRELDLAKPPGVAETIDWARMLRFLGEDELDERSAADTLGAVVKDRDDLDVVREHLAEVTSGA, encoded by the coding sequence ATGGACTACCCGGACACCGTCGCCGGCCTCACCGGCTCGCTGCGCGACGGCGGCTACCTCGCCGACCGCGGCCTCGCCACCGCGCTGCTCGTCGCGCTCTCGCTGCACCGCCCGATCCTGCTGGAGGGCGAGGTCGGCGTCGGCAAGACCGAGGTGGCGAAAACGATCGCGGCGGTGTTCGAACGACGGCTGATCCGGCTCCAGTGCTACGAGGGCATCGACACCGCGCAGGCGCTCTACGAATGGGATTACGCCCGTCAGCTGCTGCAGATCCGCGCGCTGCAGGACCGCGAGGCCGCCGCGGACGAGGTGGTGGAGCAGCTGTTCGGGCCCAAGTTCCTGCTCGAACGGCCGCTGCTGGCCGCCGTCCGCGCCGGCGACCGCGCGGTGCTGCTGGTCGACGAGATCGACCGCGCCGACGACGAGTTCGAGGCCTTCCTGCTGGAGCTGCTGTCGGACTTCCAGGTGACCGTGCCCGAGGTCGGCACCATCGTCGCGCCGAGCCCGCCGCTGGTGGTGCTCACCTCGAACCGCACGCGGGAGCTGCACGACGCGCTCAAGCGCCGCTGCCTCTACCACTGGCTCGGCTACCCGCCCGCCGAGCGCGAGGTGGAGATCGTGCTGGTGCGCGAGCCCGGGGTGTCCGCGGCGCTGGCGCGCAAGGTGGTCGCCGCCGTGCAGCGGCTGCGCGAGCTGGACCTGGCCAAGCCGCCCGGGGTGGCCGAGACCATCGACTGGGCCCGCATGCTCCGGTTCCTCGGCGAGGACGAGCTGGACGAGCGCTCCGCCGCCGACACCCTCGGCGCCGTGGTGAAGGACCGCGACGACCTCGACGTGGTGCGCGAGCACCTCGCGGAAGTCACCTCCGGTGCCTGA
- a CDS encoding vWA domain-containing protein, whose amino-acid sequence MPERAALVRVLVGFARELREAGLPVGSGDALTYCRAMTALDPADLLDLYWAGHSALLKRHEDGPRYDEVFRRYFLDAEGPVAELLQLTAEAADDATLALPEPERTGDERETDTLLGLAASDVDTLKHKAFGACTDEELAAIRRMMARIRLTPPRRRTRRTRPARSGRAPDLRRTVRDSLRSFGEPGELRWRQRRTRLRPLILILDISGSMADYSRNLLQFAYSARHAAAKVEVFCFGTRLSRITDRLRTRDVDEALARAAEAVVDWEGGTRIGASLDEFVRTWGRRGLCRGGVVVICSDGLDRGDPDVLANAMARLSRLSHRLVWTNPHRGAGTLGLMIAAPHVDLLVSGHDLHSLEELAALLPGLGQEQR is encoded by the coding sequence GTGCCTGAGCGGGCCGCGCTGGTGCGGGTGCTCGTCGGCTTCGCCCGCGAGCTGCGGGAAGCCGGGCTGCCCGTCGGCTCCGGTGACGCGCTCACGTACTGCCGCGCGATGACCGCACTCGACCCGGCCGACCTGCTCGACCTCTACTGGGCCGGGCACAGCGCGCTGCTCAAACGGCACGAAGACGGGCCGCGGTACGACGAGGTGTTCCGCCGCTACTTCCTGGACGCCGAAGGCCCCGTGGCCGAGTTGCTGCAGCTCACCGCCGAGGCAGCGGACGACGCGACCCTCGCGTTGCCGGAGCCCGAGCGCACCGGCGATGAGCGGGAGACCGACACGCTGCTCGGGCTGGCCGCGTCCGATGTGGACACGTTGAAGCACAAGGCTTTCGGCGCCTGCACCGACGAAGAGCTGGCGGCGATCCGACGGATGATGGCGCGGATCCGGCTGACCCCACCGCGCCGTCGCACCCGACGCACGCGCCCCGCCCGCTCCGGCCGGGCACCGGATCTCCGACGGACCGTCCGCGATTCCCTGCGCAGCTTCGGCGAGCCCGGCGAGCTGCGCTGGCGGCAGCGCCGGACGCGGCTGCGCCCGTTGATCCTCATCCTCGACATCTCCGGTTCGATGGCCGACTATTCGCGCAATCTGCTGCAGTTCGCCTACTCCGCGCGTCACGCCGCGGCGAAGGTCGAGGTGTTCTGCTTCGGCACGCGACTGAGCCGGATCACCGACCGGCTGCGGACGCGTGACGTCGACGAGGCGCTGGCGCGCGCGGCCGAGGCGGTCGTCGATTGGGAGGGCGGGACGCGGATCGGGGCGTCGCTGGACGAGTTCGTCCGCACCTGGGGACGGCGCGGGCTGTGCCGCGGCGGCGTGGTGGTGATCTGCTCCGACGGGCTGGACCGCGGTGACCCGGACGTGCTGGCGAACGCGATGGCCCGGCTCTCCCGGCTGAGCCACCGTCTCGTGTGGACGAACCCGCACCGCGGCGCCGGCACGCTCGGCCTGATGATCGCCGCGCCGCACGTGGACCTACTGGTGTCGGGGCACGACCTGCACAGTCTGGAAGAGCTGGCGGCACTGCTGCCGGGGCTCGGTCAGGAGCAGCGGTGA
- a CDS encoding SRPBCC family protein, protein MLIRNQFEVAQPVDKVWRFFDDVPRVAACLPGAELTEDLGDERYKGRVSVRMGPVSLRFGGTATITERDDAAQRIVVDAAGSEEKGRGEASMTITATLVRSGSGTRVDVDQDLQISGAAAQYGRGMIADVTSVLMRDFAVNLQDGIARAERGEDPAARHAAPARGFRIGLQAALMALRRVFRRFFLPYPSTPA, encoded by the coding sequence ATGCTGATCCGGAACCAGTTCGAGGTCGCGCAGCCGGTGGACAAGGTGTGGCGGTTCTTCGACGACGTGCCGCGGGTCGCGGCCTGCCTGCCCGGCGCGGAGCTGACCGAAGACCTCGGTGACGAGCGGTACAAGGGCCGCGTCAGCGTGCGGATGGGGCCGGTGTCGCTGCGGTTCGGCGGCACGGCCACGATCACCGAGCGCGACGACGCGGCCCAGCGGATCGTCGTCGACGCCGCCGGCTCGGAGGAGAAGGGCCGCGGCGAGGCGAGCATGACCATCACCGCGACCCTGGTCCGCTCCGGCAGCGGCACACGCGTGGACGTCGACCAGGACCTGCAGATCTCCGGCGCCGCGGCGCAGTACGGCCGCGGCATGATCGCCGACGTCACCTCGGTGCTGATGCGTGACTTCGCGGTGAACCTGCAGGACGGCATCGCGCGCGCCGAGCGCGGCGAGGACCCGGCGGCCCGGCACGCGGCCCCGGCCCGCGGGTTCCGGATCGGGCTGCAGGCGGCGCTGATGGCGCTCAGACGCGTGTTCCGCCGGTTCTTCCTGCCCTACCCGAGTACCCCGGCCTGA
- a CDS encoding XdhC family protein — translation MAEPDGWGVLEQAGELARRGEAFALATVVWRQGPSSGKEGCRAIITASGELRGWIGGACAEPTVVREARQALAEGTPRLLLLGTPDQFGAAVPDGMTVVPISCQSEGALEVYIEPVEPAPHLVVVGRSPMATTLVELAATLGWRAERLENPEFTGVTAQSFVVIATQGHNDEESMERALAARPAYLGLVASLRRGQAVLGYLADRGVPAEDLARVQVPAGLDLGRVSHREIAVAILAELVRARAARSAPVAVVTELPEAVDPVCGMTVPAADPVEYEGAEYSFCCSGCRAEFQRDPAVYAKKETRC, via the coding sequence ATGGCGGAGCCGGACGGCTGGGGCGTGCTGGAGCAGGCGGGGGAGCTGGCCCGCCGCGGTGAGGCGTTCGCGCTGGCCACGGTGGTGTGGCGGCAGGGACCGTCGTCGGGCAAGGAAGGCTGCCGCGCGATCATCACCGCCTCCGGCGAGCTGCGCGGCTGGATCGGCGGGGCCTGCGCCGAGCCGACGGTGGTCCGCGAGGCCCGCCAGGCGCTCGCCGAGGGCACGCCGCGGCTGCTGCTGCTCGGCACCCCGGACCAGTTCGGCGCCGCGGTGCCGGACGGCATGACCGTGGTGCCGATCTCGTGCCAGAGCGAAGGGGCGCTGGAGGTGTACATCGAGCCAGTGGAGCCCGCGCCGCACCTGGTGGTGGTCGGGCGTTCGCCGATGGCCACCACGCTCGTCGAGCTGGCGGCGACGCTGGGCTGGCGCGCCGAGCGGCTGGAGAATCCCGAGTTCACGGGCGTGACCGCACAGTCCTTTGTGGTCATCGCGACGCAGGGGCACAACGACGAAGAGTCGATGGAGCGCGCGTTGGCCGCCCGGCCCGCGTACCTCGGCCTGGTCGCCTCGCTCCGCCGTGGCCAGGCGGTGCTCGGCTACCTGGCCGACCGCGGTGTGCCCGCCGAGGACCTGGCCCGCGTGCAGGTGCCGGCCGGGCTGGACCTGGGCCGCGTGTCGCACCGGGAGATCGCCGTCGCGATCCTGGCCGAGCTGGTGCGGGCCCGGGCCGCTCGTTCGGCGCCGGTGGCCGTTGTCACCGAGTTGCCCGAGGCCGTGGACCCGGTGTGCGGCATGACCGTGCCCGCGGCGGACCCGGTCGAGTACGAGGGCGCCGAGTACAGCTTCTGCTGCTCCGGCTGCCGCGCCGAGTTCCAGCGCGACCCGGCCGTTTACGCGAAGAAGGAGACCCGATGCTGA
- a CDS encoding aerobic carbon-monoxide dehydrogenase large subunit yields the protein MSQALDENKIGGLGASRKRVEDSRFIRGRGNYTDDIVLPGMLHLEILRSPLAHARIKSIDTSRAWAIPGVRLVLTGEMAATRNLAWMPTLSYDTQAVLATDKVRFQGQEVACVVADDPYIAKDACEAIDVEYEPLPVIVNPLQAVAEGAPVIRDDKAGQTGNVIYDWEVGDKAGTDRAFEQADRISKLRLHYPRSHPSPIECCGAVADFDRATSKLTVYMTTQAPHIIRAAVSMVAELPEHLIRIISPDIGGGFGNKVPVYPGYVCAILCSILLERPVKWIEDKTGNLISTGFARDMYLDSEMALREDGKILGVRIHADADHGAFFADAQPSKFKIGLLHSAFACYDIPAAHLTARGTYSNKAPGGVAYRCSFRVTEAMFFQERMVHQAAADLGMDQAAFRRLNFVKADAFPHRTPFGFLVDSGQPEACLDVGLKAVGYEDFLRQKEEARSRGRLLGIGISTMTEPLGAGNSREYDILGIKMFDSAELRVHMTGKALLRVGAKSQGQGHETTWAQIVSHELGIPADDVTVEEGDTDTAPFGMGTYASRSTPVAGAAISMVSRKIRAKARKLAAHLLEVSEEDVEWELGRFFVRSAPDRGVTIQECAMAAYGNMPDGMEPGLENNAYYDPPNLTWPFAVYIATVEVDPETGVWDVLNLVAVDDCGVRINPMIVEGQIMGGLTEAYAMSNMQSITFDAEGNCVGSNYMDYLLPTAWETPGFELHSEVVTPSPHHPIGAKGVGECAAVGGPAAFVNAVMDAIGDAGVRNIDMPLLPDRVWEALRYRRDVSGAPPVRTD from the coding sequence GTGTCCCAGGCACTGGACGAGAACAAGATCGGCGGGCTCGGCGCGAGCCGCAAGCGGGTCGAGGACAGCCGGTTCATCCGCGGCCGTGGCAACTACACCGACGACATCGTGCTGCCGGGCATGCTGCACCTGGAGATCCTGCGCAGCCCGCTGGCGCACGCGCGGATCAAGTCGATCGACACCAGCCGGGCCTGGGCGATCCCGGGCGTGCGGCTGGTGCTGACCGGCGAGATGGCCGCGACGCGCAACCTGGCGTGGATGCCCACGCTCTCCTACGACACCCAGGCCGTGCTCGCCACCGACAAGGTGCGCTTCCAGGGCCAGGAGGTCGCCTGCGTGGTCGCCGACGACCCGTACATCGCTAAGGACGCCTGCGAGGCGATCGACGTCGAGTACGAGCCGCTGCCCGTGATCGTGAACCCGCTCCAGGCCGTGGCCGAGGGCGCGCCGGTGATCCGCGACGACAAGGCCGGCCAGACCGGCAACGTGATCTACGACTGGGAGGTCGGGGACAAGGCCGGCACCGACCGCGCGTTCGAGCAGGCGGACCGGATTTCGAAGCTGCGCCTGCATTATCCGCGCTCGCACCCCTCGCCAATCGAGTGCTGCGGCGCCGTCGCGGACTTCGACCGCGCGACCAGCAAGCTCACCGTCTACATGACCACGCAGGCGCCGCACATCATCCGCGCCGCGGTGTCGATGGTGGCCGAGCTGCCCGAGCACCTGATCCGGATCATCTCGCCGGACATCGGCGGCGGCTTCGGCAACAAGGTGCCGGTGTACCCGGGTTACGTGTGCGCGATCCTGTGCTCCATCCTGCTGGAGCGGCCGGTGAAGTGGATCGAGGACAAGACCGGCAACCTGATCTCCACCGGCTTCGCCCGCGACATGTACCTCGACAGCGAGATGGCGCTGCGCGAGGACGGCAAGATCCTCGGCGTCCGCATCCACGCCGACGCCGACCACGGCGCGTTTTTCGCCGACGCCCAGCCGAGCAAGTTCAAGATCGGGCTGCTGCACTCGGCGTTCGCCTGTTACGACATCCCGGCCGCGCACCTGACCGCGCGCGGCACGTACAGCAACAAGGCGCCCGGCGGCGTCGCGTACCGGTGCTCGTTCCGCGTCACCGAGGCGATGTTCTTCCAGGAGCGCATGGTCCACCAGGCCGCCGCCGACCTCGGGATGGACCAGGCCGCGTTCCGCCGGCTCAACTTCGTCAAGGCGGACGCCTTCCCGCACCGCACGCCGTTCGGCTTCCTGGTCGACTCCGGCCAGCCCGAGGCCTGCCTCGACGTCGGCCTCAAGGCGGTCGGCTACGAGGACTTCCTGCGGCAGAAGGAAGAAGCGCGCTCGCGCGGGCGCCTGCTCGGCATCGGCATCTCCACCATGACCGAGCCGCTCGGCGCCGGCAACAGCCGCGAGTACGACATCCTCGGCATCAAGATGTTCGACTCCGCCGAGCTGCGGGTGCACATGACCGGCAAGGCGCTGCTGCGGGTCGGCGCGAAGAGCCAGGGCCAGGGCCACGAGACCACCTGGGCCCAGATCGTCAGCCACGAGCTGGGCATCCCGGCCGACGACGTCACGGTGGAGGAGGGCGACACCGACACCGCGCCGTTCGGCATGGGCACCTACGCCTCCCGTAGCACGCCGGTCGCGGGCGCGGCGATCTCCATGGTGTCGCGCAAGATCCGGGCCAAGGCGCGCAAGCTCGCCGCGCACCTGCTGGAAGTGTCCGAAGAGGACGTCGAATGGGAGCTGGGCCGGTTCTTCGTGCGCAGCGCGCCGGACCGCGGCGTGACGATCCAGGAGTGCGCGATGGCCGCGTACGGCAACATGCCCGACGGCATGGAGCCGGGCCTGGAGAACAACGCCTACTACGACCCGCCGAACCTGACCTGGCCGTTCGCCGTCTACATCGCCACCGTGGAGGTGGACCCGGAGACCGGGGTGTGGGACGTGCTGAACCTGGTCGCGGTCGACGACTGCGGCGTGCGGATCAACCCGATGATCGTCGAGGGCCAGATCATGGGCGGGCTGACCGAGGCGTACGCGATGTCCAACATGCAGTCCATCACCTTCGACGCCGAGGGCAACTGCGTCGGCTCGAACTACATGGACTACCTGCTGCCCACCGCGTGGGAGACGCCCGGTTTCGAGCTGCACAGCGAGGTCGTCACGCCGTCGCCGCATCATCCGATCGGTGCCAAGGGTGTGGGGGAGTGCGCGGCGGTCGGCGGGCCGGCGGCGTTCGTGAACGCGGTGATGGACGCGATCGGCGACGCCGGCGTGCGCAACATCGACATGCCGCTGCTGCCCGACCGGGTGTGGGAGGCGCTGCGCTACCGGCGCGACGTCTCCGGCGCGCCGCCGGTGCGGACGGACTGA
- a CDS encoding (2Fe-2S)-binding protein codes for MTSVHEIREEAAGDVPVRRVTVTVNGERRVVECEPRLLLVHLLRQGLRLTGTHMGCDTTNCGACTVLVDGRAVKSCTMLGVQADGHEVTTVEGLATESGLHPLQEGFREEHGLQCGFCTPGMMLSAKALLDENQEPSEEDVRWALSGNLCRCTGYQNIVKSVLWAAAALRSE; via the coding sequence ATGACCAGTGTCCACGAAATCCGCGAAGAGGCCGCCGGCGACGTGCCAGTACGACGCGTGACGGTGACCGTGAACGGCGAGCGGCGCGTGGTCGAGTGCGAGCCGCGGCTGCTGCTGGTCCACCTGCTGCGCCAGGGACTTCGGCTCACCGGCACGCACATGGGCTGCGACACCACGAACTGCGGCGCCTGCACCGTGCTCGTCGACGGCCGCGCGGTGAAGTCGTGCACCATGCTCGGCGTGCAGGCCGACGGGCACGAGGTCACCACGGTCGAGGGGCTGGCCACCGAGAGCGGCCTGCACCCGCTGCAGGAGGGCTTCCGCGAGGAGCACGGCCTGCAGTGCGGCTTCTGCACGCCGGGGATGATGCTCTCGGCCAAGGCGCTGCTGGACGAGAACCAGGAACCGTCCGAAGAGGACGTCCGCTGGGCGCTGTCGGGGAACCTGTGCCGCTGCACGGGTTACCAGAACATCGTGAAGTCGGTGCTGTGGGCCGCCGCCGCGCTGCGGTCCGAATAG
- a CDS encoding FAD binding domain-containing protein, producing MYPSRFRYEAPRSLAEALDLLHQHGDEAKVLAGGQSLVPLMKLRFAAPALLVDINNLPGLAHHELDASGALHVGALCRHADLERSALLKSTQPTMAAAAPLIADPIVRNRGTLVGSLCHADPQGDWAAVVLALGGSVVAAGPGGRRTIPAREFVTGPFQNALAPDEIAVEAVIPAPRGIPGGGYLKLERRVGDFATVGVAVAIETTGETVTRAGIALTGVGGATIEAVEAGHALVGGPLTEESVEHAAELAAQAARPKSDHRGTAEFKRHMVRTFVVRALGRTKERAA from the coding sequence GTGTACCCGTCCCGGTTCCGTTACGAAGCGCCCCGCTCGCTGGCGGAGGCGCTCGACCTGCTGCACCAGCACGGCGACGAGGCCAAGGTACTGGCCGGCGGGCAGAGCCTGGTGCCGTTGATGAAACTCCGCTTCGCCGCGCCCGCATTGCTGGTGGACATCAACAACCTGCCGGGCCTGGCACACCACGAGCTGGACGCCTCGGGTGCGCTGCACGTCGGCGCGCTGTGCCGGCACGCCGACCTCGAGCGCTCGGCGCTGCTCAAGAGCACCCAGCCGACGATGGCCGCGGCCGCGCCGCTGATCGCCGACCCGATCGTGCGCAACCGCGGCACCCTGGTCGGCTCGCTGTGCCACGCCGACCCGCAGGGCGACTGGGCCGCGGTGGTGCTGGCGCTCGGCGGCTCGGTCGTCGCGGCCGGCCCGGGCGGACGGCGGACGATCCCGGCCCGCGAGTTCGTGACCGGGCCGTTCCAGAACGCGCTGGCGCCGGACGAGATCGCCGTGGAGGCCGTGATTCCCGCGCCCCGCGGCATTCCCGGCGGCGGTTACCTGAAGCTGGAACGCCGGGTCGGGGACTTCGCCACGGTTGGCGTCGCGGTCGCGATCGAGACCACCGGGGAGACGGTGACCCGGGCCGGCATCGCGCTCACCGGAGTGGGCGGCGCGACCATCGAGGCCGTCGAAGCCGGGCACGCACTGGTCGGCGGGCCGCTCACGGAGGAGTCCGTGGAGCACGCGGCGGAGCTGGCTGCCCAAGCCGCGCGCCCGAAGTCCGATCACCGCGGCACGGCCGAATTCAAACGGCACATGGTGCGCACCTTCGTGGTGCGCGCGCTGGGCCGCACCAAGGAGAGGGCGGCGTGA